One Stenotrophomonas maltophilia DNA window includes the following coding sequences:
- a CDS encoding 20S proteasome subunit A/B has translation MTYCVGIEVDEGLVFAADTRTNASLDDVRVHRKLHVFEYPGQAAYVLMAAGNLATTQLLVSRLGRDASERRTPNLHDMTHLFEAAEYVGQLLVDSQVHSSHSEHGHDGVNTQATLIFGGQIAGERPGLYMIYPLGNAIAASPETPYLQIGESKYGKPILDRILSPATRLEDAARTAIVSLDSTIRSNLSVGLPIDLALLRDGELRIGQQLRLGADSALYADIHQNWSRRLEQAVDALPRFPWETLDR, from the coding sequence ATGACCTATTGCGTTGGAATCGAGGTGGACGAGGGCCTGGTCTTCGCTGCCGACACCCGGACCAATGCCTCGCTGGACGATGTGCGCGTGCACCGCAAGCTGCACGTGTTCGAGTACCCCGGCCAGGCAGCCTACGTGCTGATGGCGGCTGGCAACCTGGCCACCACCCAGCTGCTGGTGTCGCGCCTGGGGCGCGACGCCAGTGAACGACGCACGCCCAACCTGCACGACATGACCCATCTGTTCGAAGCCGCCGAGTACGTCGGCCAACTGCTGGTGGACAGCCAGGTGCACAGCAGCCACAGCGAACATGGCCATGACGGGGTCAATACCCAGGCCACGCTGATCTTCGGCGGTCAGATCGCCGGCGAGCGGCCCGGGCTGTACATGATCTACCCGCTCGGCAACGCCATCGCCGCCTCTCCGGAGACGCCCTACCTGCAGATCGGTGAGTCCAAGTACGGCAAGCCGATCCTCGACCGCATCCTCAGCCCGGCCACGCGCCTGGAGGATGCCGCGCGCACGGCGATCGTCTCGCTGGACTCCACCATCCGTTCCAACCTGTCGGTGGGCCTGCCGATCGATCTGGCGCTGCTGCGCGACGGCGAGCTGCGCATCGGCCAGCAGCTGCGGCTGGGCGCGGATTCGGCGTTGTATGCCGATATTCACCAGAACTGGTCGCGGCGGCTGGAACAGGCGGTGGATGCCCTGCCGCGCTTCCCGTGGGAAACCCTGGACCGGTAG
- a CDS encoding ATP-binding protein, with translation MPLTGPALGALRILLVEDSPEDAELMSEQMLDAGLEARFERVESEAELRQALVAFQPDIVLSDLSMPGFSGDDALRIVRETSPEVPFIFVSGTMGEENAVAALQKGANDYIIKHLPARLPSAVARAIREARSAIERARVETELMRAQRLESLSLLAAGLSHDLRNILQPLLIMPDLLKARTEDPQLHHLADVIAECGRRGHEMAESMLSFVRGSRKPSERIEINGLFDAVALLLRSNVPDAVRLELQVQDEGLVVDANCTELQQVMLNLALNAIQAMPNGGRLSLTASHAGQRDGVDWMHIRVADEGIGMDADTLSHLFNPFFTTKADGTGLGLISCKRIVEGAGGSIHVSSQPGQGTCFELRLPMHDAIDGSEPIEQLVALGSGQSILVVDGEATRLSLLGNALSSQGYQLQLASDGPAALRWMQQEALPALVIADAGSKLLPASQLLGEMAALGYRGPALVLEDATVEVAADAFPAGVEVHVLRKPLQMQQVFRAVAEALG, from the coding sequence ATGCCCCTGACCGGTCCCGCCCTGGGGGCGCTGCGCATCCTGCTGGTGGAGGACTCACCGGAAGATGCCGAGCTGATGTCCGAACAGATGCTCGATGCGGGCCTGGAGGCCCGTTTCGAGCGCGTCGAAAGCGAGGCCGAACTGCGCCAGGCGCTGGTCGCTTTCCAGCCGGACATCGTGCTGTCCGATCTGAGCATGCCGGGGTTCTCCGGTGACGACGCGCTGCGCATCGTGCGCGAGACCTCACCGGAAGTGCCCTTCATCTTCGTCTCCGGCACCATGGGTGAGGAGAACGCGGTGGCGGCGCTGCAGAAGGGCGCCAATGACTACATCATCAAGCACCTGCCGGCGCGCCTGCCGTCGGCGGTGGCGCGTGCGATCCGCGAAGCACGCAGCGCCATAGAGCGCGCACGGGTGGAAACCGAACTGATGCGTGCGCAGCGCCTGGAAAGCCTGTCGTTGCTTGCCGCCGGCCTCAGCCACGACCTGCGCAACATCCTGCAGCCGCTGCTGATCATGCCGGACCTGCTGAAGGCGCGTACCGAAGATCCGCAGCTGCACCATCTGGCCGATGTCATCGCCGAGTGCGGCCGCCGCGGCCATGAGATGGCTGAATCGATGCTGTCGTTCGTGCGCGGCTCGCGCAAGCCGAGCGAGCGCATCGAGATCAATGGCCTGTTCGATGCAGTGGCGCTGCTGTTGCGCAGCAACGTGCCCGATGCGGTGCGGCTGGAGCTGCAGGTGCAGGACGAGGGCCTGGTGGTCGACGCCAACTGCACCGAACTGCAGCAGGTGATGTTGAACCTGGCGCTCAACGCGATCCAGGCGATGCCGAACGGGGGCCGCCTGAGCCTCACTGCCAGCCACGCCGGTCAGCGCGATGGCGTGGACTGGATGCACATCCGGGTCGCCGACGAAGGGATCGGCATGGATGCGGACACGCTATCGCATCTGTTCAATCCGTTCTTCACCACCAAGGCCGACGGCACCGGCTTGGGCCTGATCTCCTGCAAGCGCATTGTTGAAGGCGCCGGCGGCAGCATCCACGTCAGCAGCCAGCCGGGGCAGGGCACCTGCTTCGAGCTGCGTTTGCCAATGCACGACGCCATCGATGGCAGTGAGCCGATCGAACAGCTGGTGGCGCTGGGCAGCGGCCAGTCGATCCTGGTGGTCGATGGTGAGGCCACGCGCCTGTCGCTGCTTGGCAATGCGCTGTCCAGCCAGGGTTACCAGCTGCAGCTGGCGTCCGACGGCCCGGCCGCACTGCGCTGGATGCAGCAGGAGGCGTTGCCGGCACTGGTGATCGCCGACGCCGGCTCCAAGCTGCTGCCGGCCAGCCAGTTGCTGGGCGAGATGGCAGCACTGGGCTATCGCGGCCCGGCGCTGGTGTTGGAAGACGCAACGGTGGAGGTAGCAGCCGATGCATTCCCCGCCGGCGTGGAAGTGCACGTGCTGCGCAAGCCGCTGCAGATGCAGCAGGTGTTCCGCGCGGTAGCCGAAGCGCTGGGCTGA
- a CDS encoding pteridine reductase produces MSDTHPVVLITGSARRIGAAIARQFHACGWSVVLHANTSSAELQQAAFDFDNVRPGSVLALQADLRDADALADLVEQAVTHFGRLDALVNNASNFFPTPLGQVTAEAMDELYAVNARAPLLLSQAAAPYLRRQQGCIVNLTDLHGTDPMRDHIAYTMAKAALEMATRSLALELAPKVRVNAVAPGAILWPEQGKDDFAREALLARTPLARIGTVEEIAEAVYWLVAEASFVTGHTLRVDGGRTVS; encoded by the coding sequence ATGAGCGACACCCACCCCGTGGTCCTGATCACCGGCAGCGCGCGCCGGATCGGTGCGGCCATCGCCCGCCAGTTCCACGCCTGCGGCTGGTCGGTGGTGCTGCACGCCAACACCTCCAGTGCCGAGCTGCAGCAGGCCGCGTTCGATTTCGACAACGTGCGCCCGGGCAGCGTGCTGGCCCTGCAGGCCGACCTGCGTGACGCCGACGCCCTGGCCGACCTGGTGGAACAGGCCGTTACCCACTTCGGGCGACTGGACGCGCTGGTCAACAACGCCTCCAACTTCTTCCCCACCCCGCTTGGCCAGGTCACCGCCGAAGCAATGGACGAGCTGTATGCGGTCAACGCGCGCGCGCCGCTGCTGCTGTCGCAGGCGGCGGCGCCCTACCTGCGCCGCCAGCAGGGCTGCATCGTCAACCTGACCGACCTGCACGGCACCGACCCGATGCGCGACCACATCGCCTACACCATGGCCAAGGCCGCGCTGGAGATGGCCACCCGCTCGCTGGCGCTGGAGCTGGCGCCGAAGGTGCGGGTCAATGCGGTGGCGCCCGGCGCGATCCTGTGGCCGGAACAGGGCAAGGACGATTTCGCCCGCGAGGCGCTGCTGGCGCGTACACCGCTGGCACGGATCGGCACCGTCGAGGAGATCGCCGAGGCGGTCTACTGGCTGGTGGCCGAAGCCAGCTTCGTCACCGGCCATACCCTGCGTGTGGATGGTGGGCGTACGGTCAGCTGA
- a CDS encoding class I SAM-dependent methyltransferase, with protein MQPTFPLPEADALAHSDQLAAALRAEILAQGGAMPFSRFMELCLYAPGWGYYSAGASKFGGSGDFTTAPELGSLFAGSVANALAPVFAQLGAQARMLELGGGTGAFAEAVLLRLAELDALPSRYAILEPSADLRERQQLRLQQNLPAELAARVDWVDRPFEEDWEGVVFANEVLDALPTPRFLIRDGEVYEETVELDAEGNFIRGAQPADILLNGAVRHIERYLEKPFAEGYRSEVLPQLPYWLQAVAGGLQRGAMLFVDYGYNRGEFYQHDRDDGTVRAFYRHHVHNDVHRWPGLQDITASVDFTAMAEAGMHGGFELAGYCSQASFLLGNGLDQVLLLAEERTDEVGRIQLRDQVKKLTLPTEMGERFQAIGLQRGVDFEPAFELGDLSWRL; from the coding sequence ATGCAGCCCACCTTCCCCCTGCCCGAAGCCGATGCCCTGGCCCACAGCGACCAGCTGGCCGCCGCCCTGCGCGCTGAAATCCTTGCGCAGGGCGGGGCGATGCCGTTCTCGCGGTTCATGGAGCTGTGCCTGTATGCCCCTGGCTGGGGCTATTACAGCGCCGGCGCCAGCAAATTCGGCGGCAGTGGCGACTTCACCACCGCGCCCGAGCTCGGCAGCCTGTTCGCCGGCAGCGTGGCCAATGCGCTGGCGCCGGTGTTCGCCCAGTTGGGCGCGCAGGCGCGGATGCTGGAACTGGGCGGTGGTACCGGCGCCTTCGCTGAGGCCGTGCTGCTGCGCCTGGCCGAGCTCGACGCACTGCCGTCGCGGTACGCCATCCTCGAACCCAGCGCCGATCTGCGCGAGCGCCAGCAGCTGCGCCTGCAGCAGAACCTGCCGGCCGAGCTGGCCGCGCGCGTGGACTGGGTCGACCGCCCGTTCGAAGAGGACTGGGAGGGCGTGGTGTTCGCCAACGAGGTGCTCGACGCGCTGCCGACCCCGCGCTTCCTGATCCGGGACGGCGAGGTCTACGAGGAAACCGTCGAACTGGACGCCGAGGGCAACTTCATCCGGGGCGCGCAGCCGGCCGACATCCTGCTCAACGGCGCAGTGCGGCATATCGAGCGCTACCTGGAAAAGCCCTTCGCCGAGGGCTACCGCTCCGAGGTGCTGCCGCAGCTGCCGTACTGGCTGCAGGCGGTGGCGGGCGGCCTGCAGCGCGGCGCGATGTTGTTCGTCGATTACGGCTACAACCGCGGCGAGTTCTACCAGCACGACCGTGACGATGGCACCGTGCGCGCGTTCTACCGCCACCACGTGCACAACGACGTGCACCGCTGGCCGGGCCTGCAGGACATCACCGCGTCGGTGGATTTCACCGCGATGGCCGAGGCCGGCATGCACGGCGGTTTCGAGCTGGCCGGCTACTGCAGCCAGGCCAGTTTCCTGCTCGGTAACGGCCTGGACCAGGTGCTGCTGCTGGCCGAGGAGCGTACCGACGAGGTCGGCCGCATCCAGCTGCGCGACCAGGTGAAGAAGCTGACCCTGCCGACGGAGATGGGCGAGCGCTTCCAGGCCATCGGCCTGCAGCGTGGTGTCGACTTCGAACCGGCCTTCGAGCTGGGTGACCTGAGCTGGCGCCTGTGA
- a CDS encoding response regulator, translating into MTTLRTILLAEDSPADAEMAIDALEEARLANPIVHVEDGVEVMDYLLRRGAFANREEGLPAVLLLDIKMPRMDGLEVLRQIREHEELKRLPVVILSSSREESDLARSWDMGVNAYVVKPVDVDQFFGAVQTLGKFWALINQAPELE; encoded by the coding sequence ATGACCACTCTGCGCACCATTCTTCTCGCCGAAGACAGCCCGGCTGATGCCGAAATGGCGATCGACGCCCTGGAAGAGGCGCGTCTGGCCAATCCCATCGTGCACGTCGAAGACGGCGTGGAAGTGATGGATTACCTGTTGCGCCGTGGTGCCTTCGCCAACCGCGAGGAAGGCCTGCCGGCGGTGCTGCTGCTGGACATCAAGATGCCGCGCATGGATGGCCTGGAAGTGCTGCGGCAGATCCGCGAGCACGAAGAGCTCAAGCGCCTGCCGGTGGTGATCCTGTCGTCCTCGCGCGAGGAAAGCGACCTGGCCCGCAGCTGGGACATGGGTGTCAATGCCTACGTGGTCAAGCCGGTGGACGTAGACCAGTTCTTCGGCGCGGTGCAGACCCTGGGCAAGTTCTGGGCGTTGATCAACCAGGCACCGGAACTCGAGTGA
- the folK gene encoding 2-amino-4-hydroxy-6-hydroxymethyldihydropteridine diphosphokinase yields the protein MTTVLLSLGSNVQPRRYLHAAVTALRERFGALQVSPAYRTAAVGFDGPAFLNNAVAIETDLPLQELDDWLHGLEDAHGRDRSGPRFSDRTLDIDVVFYGDLVVEGPGHLRIPRPELKHAFVLKPLADIAPGFIDPVSGLDLATLWRAHKQFGEAFEVVDLE from the coding sequence ATGACCACCGTGCTCCTGAGCCTGGGCAGCAACGTCCAGCCCCGCCGCTACCTCCACGCCGCGGTGACGGCCCTGCGCGAGCGCTTCGGCGCGCTGCAGGTATCGCCGGCCTACCGTACCGCTGCGGTCGGTTTCGATGGCCCGGCCTTCCTCAACAATGCGGTGGCGATCGAGACCGATCTGCCGCTGCAGGAACTGGACGACTGGCTGCATGGGCTGGAAGACGCGCACGGCCGCGACCGCAGCGGGCCGCGTTTCTCCGACCGGACCCTGGACATCGACGTGGTGTTCTACGGCGACCTGGTGGTGGAAGGCCCCGGCCACCTGCGCATTCCGCGCCCGGAGCTGAAGCATGCCTTCGTGCTGAAGCCGCTGGCCGACATCGCGCCTGGCTTCATCGACCCGGTCAGCGGGTTGGACCTGGCCACGCTGTGGCGCGCGCACAAACAGTTTGGCGAGGCGTTCGAGGTGGTGGACCTGGAATGA
- a CDS encoding TonB-dependent receptor encodes MNTRKTLLSAAIVSCIAFSAHAQQAPQTATDLDTVQVTGIRGSMEKSLDTKREANARVEVVTAEDVGKLPAHNVADTLQRLPGVNISSSSADEGGFDEADRVSLRGTSPSLTQTLINGHTVGSADWFVLSQGNNVGRSVSYSLLPSELVRSVEVNKSSQAKLQDGGTTGTVNILTRKPLEFSKQLTAEGSIGMVRSDQAKSNDPQLSALFNYKNDENTFGVMVQAFSQKRELRREAQEIPGGFFQIDPNGTVAKSNPDLAGVYAPGLLGSTLFEQTRERKGGLISLQFKPMDNLTLGLEGFSSELKANNYNRNFMLWGGRILNDREVEDANGNKVLIPGQAPNPGYVVKDGVLSNATFAGQADRDYAVYDMIYRESKAKTNYITFDADWQINDSLGMKFQAGSTKGTGETPRQYIAEVNLARGGGATWATHGNGSPIDWNVGGNIGPSGVTDFGTWGNQQVTAIDKEKWATLDFNQYFADAGVLNSIDFGARFGDHKREAKSPEGATPGAIWDALKNGATANFPGGFANGIGGSFPRDLWYFTPGALKDAVSNNSTWLAGNDGPTGRHNYGAEWKVSEKNFAAYVQGNFSGDRWSGNVGLRYVNIKQDIDTYAAAIGSTVPDVKSLFGAWTREAFENKHNRVLPSANFKYDLRDDLVLRLAASQTQTLPDFSALGASSYGSDLNRTGGGGNPKLKPVVSTNFDANLEWYFMPRGMLSVGAYSMRLKDYVAFSTEKQMLFSELTNRLEEYNISRPKNADGKVRGFEVAYEQPIGEYFGVNANYTYADGSTSHTWADGTDNLLGTSKNTYNVGAYFENDTFGARLSYTRRSSFLIGLSGANPYYQDDFGTLSASLSYKATDWLSVSFDALNLNNPTYKYYQTAAIPTSFYSNGRQYYLNFRFKY; translated from the coding sequence ATGAACACCCGCAAGACCCTGCTTTCGGCCGCCATCGTCAGCTGCATCGCCTTCAGTGCGCACGCGCAGCAGGCCCCCCAGACCGCCACCGACCTGGATACCGTGCAGGTCACCGGCATCCGTGGTTCGATGGAAAAATCGCTGGACACCAAGCGCGAAGCCAATGCGCGCGTGGAAGTGGTCACCGCCGAGGACGTGGGCAAGCTGCCCGCGCACAACGTCGCCGACACCCTGCAGCGCCTGCCGGGCGTGAACATCAGCTCGTCCAGCGCCGACGAAGGTGGCTTCGATGAAGCCGACCGTGTCAGCCTGCGCGGCACCAGCCCGAGCCTGACCCAGACCCTGATCAACGGCCACACCGTCGGCTCGGCCGACTGGTTCGTGCTCAGCCAGGGCAACAACGTCGGCCGCAGCGTCAGCTACTCGCTGCTGCCGTCGGAGCTGGTGCGCTCGGTGGAAGTGAACAAGTCCTCGCAGGCCAAGCTGCAGGACGGCGGCACCACCGGTACCGTCAACATCCTCACCCGCAAGCCGCTGGAGTTCTCCAAGCAGCTCACCGCGGAAGGCTCGATCGGCATGGTGCGTTCGGACCAGGCCAAATCGAATGACCCGCAGCTGTCGGCCCTGTTCAACTACAAGAACGACGAGAACACCTTCGGCGTGATGGTGCAGGCCTTCAGCCAGAAGCGCGAGCTGCGTCGCGAAGCACAGGAAATTCCGGGTGGCTTCTTCCAGATCGACCCGAACGGCACCGTTGCCAAGTCCAACCCGGACCTGGCCGGCGTCTATGCCCCGGGCCTGCTCGGTTCGACGCTGTTCGAACAGACCCGCGAGCGCAAGGGCGGCCTGATCTCGCTGCAGTTCAAGCCGATGGACAACCTGACCCTGGGCCTGGAAGGCTTCAGCTCGGAACTGAAGGCGAACAACTACAACCGCAATTTCATGCTGTGGGGCGGCCGCATCCTCAACGACCGCGAGGTTGAAGACGCCAACGGCAACAAGGTCCTGATTCCGGGCCAGGCGCCGAATCCGGGCTACGTCGTCAAGGATGGCGTGCTGTCCAACGCCACCTTCGCCGGCCAGGCCGACCGCGATTACGCGGTATACGACATGATCTACCGCGAGTCGAAGGCCAAGACCAACTACATCACCTTCGACGCCGACTGGCAGATCAACGACAGCCTGGGCATGAAGTTCCAGGCAGGCAGCACCAAGGGCACCGGCGAAACGCCGCGCCAGTACATCGCCGAGGTCAACCTTGCCCGCGGTGGTGGTGCGACCTGGGCGACCCACGGCAACGGCTCGCCGATCGACTGGAACGTCGGTGGCAACATCGGCCCGAGCGGCGTGACCGACTTCGGCACCTGGGGCAACCAGCAGGTCACCGCGATCGACAAGGAAAAGTGGGCCACCCTCGATTTCAACCAGTACTTCGCCGACGCCGGCGTGCTGAACTCGATCGACTTCGGTGCCCGCTTCGGTGACCACAAGCGCGAGGCCAAGTCGCCGGAAGGCGCAACCCCGGGCGCGATCTGGGATGCGCTGAAGAACGGTGCGACCGCCAACTTCCCGGGCGGCTTCGCCAACGGCATCGGTGGCAGCTTCCCGCGCGACCTGTGGTACTTCACCCCGGGCGCACTGAAGGATGCGGTGAGCAACAACTCCACCTGGCTGGCCGGCAATGACGGCCCGACCGGCCGCCACAACTACGGCGCCGAGTGGAAGGTGTCCGAGAAGAACTTCGCCGCCTACGTGCAGGGCAACTTCAGCGGTGATCGCTGGAGCGGCAACGTCGGCCTGCGCTATGTCAACATCAAGCAGGACATCGACACCTACGCGGCCGCCATCGGCTCGACCGTGCCGGATGTGAAGAGCCTGTTCGGTGCCTGGACCCGCGAAGCCTTCGAGAACAAGCACAACCGCGTGCTGCCGAGCGCCAACTTCAAGTACGACCTGCGCGACGACCTGGTGCTGCGCCTGGCAGCCTCGCAGACCCAGACCCTGCCGGACTTCTCGGCACTGGGCGCGTCCTCCTACGGTTCGGACCTGAACCGCACCGGTGGCGGCGGCAACCCGAAGCTGAAGCCGGTGGTGTCGACCAACTTCGACGCCAACCTGGAGTGGTACTTCATGCCGCGCGGCATGCTGTCGGTGGGTGCGTACTCGATGCGCCTGAAGGACTATGTGGCCTTCAGCACCGAGAAGCAGATGCTGTTCAGCGAGCTGACCAACCGCCTCGAGGAGTACAACATCTCGCGTCCGAAGAATGCCGACGGCAAGGTGCGCGGCTTCGAAGTGGCGTATGAGCAGCCGATCGGCGAGTACTTCGGCGTCAACGCCAACTACACCTACGCCGATGGCAGCACCTCGCACACCTGGGCCGACGGCACCGACAACCTGCTGGGCACCTCGAAGAACACCTACAACGTGGGTGCCTACTTCGAGAACGACACCTTCGGTGCCCGCCTCAGCTACACCCGCCGCTCGTCGTTCCTGATCGGCCTGTCCGGTGCCAACCCGTATTACCAGGATGACTTCGGCACCCTGTCGGCGTCGCTGAGCTACAAGGCCACCGACTGGCTGAGCGTCAGCTTCGATGCGCTGAACCTCAACAACCCGACCTACAAGTACTACCAGACCGCGGCCATTCCGACCTCGTTCTACAGCAACGGTCGCCAGTACTACCTCAACTTCCGCTTCAAGTACTGA
- a CDS encoding beta-N-acetylhexosaminidase: protein MVKPSRARMRSAVLLGSLLALLPALPALAADPTPTAEAPGPQLRAGSLMLIPAPATVQPGQGNGITVRADTVLRAEGEAAQRVATQFADLLARSGGPRLALAKGNAASRRGGIRFEIVPTFRDSGEGYTLESTAQGVLVQAGNETGLFYGATTLAQLATGGSNSVLPAVQIQDAPRFSWRGFMLDSARHFQSLDEIKRVLDAMAAHKLNTFHWHLTDDQGWRMEIKRYPKLTEVGSCRLPAGDGGVDPVSGQEHPYCGFYTQDQIREVIAYAAKLHIQVIPEIDVPGHATAAIAAYPELGSINTPLKPISEWGVFPNLFNVEDSTVTFLENVLEEVIELFPARYVHVGGDEAVKDQWEASRQVQQRMRALGIKDEMAMQSHIIKRLETFLEEHDRRLIGWDEILEGGLPPQATVMSWQGTEGGLAAASAGHDVIMSPVGYLYLDYLQTASPNEPPGRPTQVNLGKLYNFEPVPAELAADKRGHILGLQANMFTEHTRSYARLQHNLFPRLAAVAETGWSTPEQRDFRDFLARLPAQLQRYRAWGLAYAQTPFEVGVDYTDDRAKNTVTVSLANPLGYEVRYSTDGQPVTAQSPLYQQPLTAQLPATVQAAAFYQGQMLAAKPTVADFSAQSLLSRRSDELLSCVGKKGLVLRLEDDGPREGARAVFNVDIFQPCWRWPQAQLDGIGSVEVRAGRIPYYFQLAHDEPKRRFEKAKRAHGEMQVRRGDCSGKVLAEVPLPAKPDADGFVTLRAALPKGTQGTGDLCINFTGDTRPAMWVLDEVTLGK, encoded by the coding sequence ATGGTCAAGCCTTCCCGCGCCCGGATGCGCAGCGCAGTGCTGCTGGGCAGCCTGCTCGCCCTGTTGCCGGCACTGCCGGCACTCGCCGCCGATCCCACGCCGACCGCTGAAGCACCCGGCCCGCAGCTGCGCGCCGGCAGCCTGATGCTGATTCCCGCCCCGGCCACGGTGCAGCCCGGCCAGGGCAACGGCATCACTGTGCGCGCCGATACCGTGCTGCGCGCCGAAGGCGAGGCCGCACAGCGGGTCGCCACCCAGTTCGCCGATCTGCTGGCCCGCAGCGGTGGCCCGCGACTGGCACTGGCCAAGGGCAACGCCGCATCCAGGAGGGGCGGCATCCGGTTTGAGATCGTCCCGACCTTCCGCGACAGCGGCGAAGGCTACACGCTGGAAAGCACCGCGCAGGGCGTGCTGGTGCAGGCCGGCAACGAAACCGGCCTGTTCTATGGCGCGACCACGCTCGCCCAGCTCGCCACCGGCGGCAGCAACAGCGTGCTGCCAGCGGTGCAGATCCAGGATGCGCCGCGCTTCAGCTGGCGCGGTTTCATGCTCGACTCGGCACGGCATTTCCAGAGCCTGGACGAGATCAAGCGTGTGCTCGATGCAATGGCTGCGCACAAGCTCAACACCTTCCATTGGCACCTCACCGATGACCAGGGCTGGCGCATGGAGATCAAGCGCTACCCGAAGCTGACCGAAGTGGGCAGCTGCCGCCTGCCGGCCGGCGACGGTGGCGTCGATCCGGTCAGCGGCCAGGAGCACCCGTACTGCGGCTTCTACACGCAGGACCAGATCCGCGAGGTGATCGCCTATGCCGCGAAGCTGCATATCCAGGTGATTCCGGAAATCGATGTGCCGGGGCACGCGACCGCAGCGATCGCCGCGTATCCGGAACTGGGTTCGATCAACACCCCGCTGAAGCCGATCAGCGAATGGGGCGTGTTCCCGAACCTGTTCAACGTGGAAGACAGCACCGTCACCTTCCTCGAGAACGTGCTGGAGGAAGTGATCGAACTGTTCCCGGCTAGGTACGTGCACGTGGGTGGCGACGAGGCGGTGAAGGACCAGTGGGAAGCCTCCAGGCAGGTGCAGCAGCGCATGCGTGCACTGGGCATCAAGGATGAGATGGCCATGCAGAGCCATATCATCAAGCGCCTGGAGACGTTCCTGGAGGAACACGACCGGCGCCTGATCGGCTGGGATGAAATCCTCGAAGGGGGCCTGCCGCCGCAGGCCACTGTGATGTCGTGGCAGGGCACCGAAGGTGGCCTCGCTGCGGCCAGCGCCGGGCATGACGTGATCATGTCGCCGGTCGGCTACCTGTACCTGGACTACCTGCAGACGGCCTCACCGAACGAACCGCCCGGCCGCCCGACCCAGGTCAACCTTGGCAAGCTCTACAACTTCGAGCCGGTGCCGGCCGAACTGGCCGCCGACAAGCGCGGGCACATCCTCGGCCTGCAGGCCAACATGTTCACCGAACACACGCGCAGCTATGCACGCCTGCAGCACAACCTGTTCCCGCGCCTGGCCGCCGTGGCCGAGACCGGCTGGAGCACGCCGGAACAGCGCGATTTCCGCGATTTCCTCGCACGCCTGCCGGCACAGCTGCAGCGCTACCGTGCCTGGGGCCTGGCCTATGCGCAGACCCCGTTCGAAGTAGGCGTGGACTACACCGATGATCGCGCGAAGAACACCGTGACCGTGTCGCTGGCCAATCCGCTGGGCTATGAAGTGCGTTACAGCACCGATGGCCAGCCGGTGACCGCGCAGTCGCCGCTGTACCAGCAGCCGCTGACGGCGCAGCTGCCCGCCACCGTGCAGGCCGCTGCGTTCTACCAGGGCCAGATGCTGGCCGCGAAGCCGACGGTCGCGGACTTCAGCGCACAATCCCTGCTCAGCCGCCGCAGCGATGAACTGCTCAGCTGCGTAGGCAAGAAGGGGCTGGTGCTGCGCCTGGAAGACGATGGCCCGCGCGAGGGCGCCCGTGCAGTGTTCAACGTGGACATCTTCCAGCCGTGCTGGCGCTGGCCGCAGGCACAGCTGGACGGCATCGGCAGCGTGGAAGTCCGCGCGGGCCGTATTCCGTACTATTTCCAGCTGGCCCATGACGAACCCAAGCGTCGCTTCGAGAAGGCCAAGCGTGCGCACGGCGAGATGCAGGTGCGTCGCGGCGACTGCAGCGGCAAGGTGCTGGCCGAAGTGCCCCTGCCGGCCAAGCCCGATGCCGATGGCTTCGTGACGCTGCGTGCAGCGCTGCCGAAGGGTACTCAGGGCACCGGTGACCTGTGCATCAACTTCACCGGCGATACGCGCCCGGCGATGTGGGTGCTGGATGAGGTCACGCTGGGGAAATGA
- a CDS encoding VanZ family protein: MSHALPVIKPLRRPRLWTVLWATAVLLVIVVCLIPPPPIPLPENSDKGEHFLAYFILAGSAVQLFRRGRPLLWVGVGLVLMGIGIEFAQGALTSNRTADPMDALANTIGVLAGMATALTPMRDLLLRWRG, encoded by the coding sequence GTGAGCCACGCGTTGCCGGTGATCAAGCCGCTGCGTCGGCCGCGGTTGTGGACCGTACTGTGGGCGACGGCGGTGCTGCTGGTGATCGTGGTCTGCCTGATCCCGCCGCCACCGATTCCGCTGCCGGAAAACAGCGACAAGGGCGAGCACTTCCTCGCTTACTTCATCCTGGCGGGCAGCGCGGTGCAGCTGTTCCGCCGCGGACGTCCGCTGCTGTGGGTAGGCGTGGGCCTGGTGCTGATGGGTATCGGCATCGAGTTCGCGCAGGGCGCGCTGACCAGCAACCGCACCGCCGACCCGATGGATGCGCTGGCCAACACGATCGGCGTGCTGGCCGGCATGGCTACGGCACTGACGCCGATGCGCGACCTGCTGCTGCGCTGGCGCGGGTAA